The following is a genomic window from Solidesulfovibrio sp..
TCGACCCTGGACCCGGCCTCCCTCCGGCGGTTTCTGGCGCTGTTGCGCAAGGAGGGCTTGCACCGGCAAATCCGCTGGGTGAGCAACAGCCGGGTGGATGTGGCCGATACCGGGCTTTTCCGGGAGATGCGGGAGGCCGGTTGCTGGCAGGTGGCCTTCGGGCTGGAATTCGGCACGGACAGGATGCTGCGGCTGGCCCGGAAGGGCGGCAAGGCGACCTTGGCCACGGCCAGGGAAACCGTCAGGGCGGCCGTCGCGGCGGGGATCATCGCCGACGGCCATTTCATCATGGGCTACCCCGGGGAAACGGCGGACGACCTGCGGCAGACCATCGCCTTCGCCCGAAGCCTCCCCCTGACCTTTGCCCACTTCTACGCCGCCGCGCCCTTTCCGGGCTCGCGGCTCTACGAGGAGGCCGTCGCCAGCGGCGCTCTGGCCGGCCAAAACTGGCGAAGCATCAATCAGCACCGATCCTCGCTGGGGACCGGGCATCTCGACCCGGAGACGGTCGACCGCTTCATCGCCCTGGCCTACCGGCGCTTCTACTTCCGTCCCCGCACCGTGTTGCGCATGCTGCGCATTCCGCGACGGCCCGTCGAGTACGCGACCCTGTTCGTCAAAGGGATTCGGTTCGCCTGGGACGTCCTGGTCAAGACATTGCGGCATTAGGCAGGGCGGGCCTCGCGGCGGCTTGTCCCGGTGGCCCCGCGAACCCGGCCTGGCCGCCCCCGGTTACCGGGCCAGGCTTTTCCTGCCGGCCGACCGTCCCTCGGCCTGGAGTTCCCGGGTCAGGTCGGCCAGGTCCTGGGCCTGGCGGGCCAGGTCGTCCACGGCCAGGGACGCCTCGCCCATGGCTCGGGCCGTGGTGGCGGCCGTGGCGTTGACGTCCTCGATGGAGCGGTTGATCTCCTCGCTTGTGGCCGACTGCTGCTGGGCGGCCGAGGCGATGGAGCGGACCTGGTCCGAGGCGCTGTCCACCAGCCCCACGATTTCCGAAAGCGCCTGTCCGGCCTCGCCGGCCAGGCCGCTGGCCTCCTCCACGGCCCCGGCCGCCTGGTCGACACCGGTCACGTTGCGCTTGGTGCCCTGCTGGATGCCGGTGATGGCCTCGCCCACTTCCTTGGTCGCGGTCATGGTCTTTTCCGCCAGCTTGCGCACCTCGTCGGCCACGACGGCGAAGCCGCGCCCGGCCTCGCCGGCCCGGGCCGCCTCAATGGCCGCGTTTAAGGCCAGCAGGTTGGTCTGGTCGGCGATGTCCGAGATGACGTTCATGATGCGGCCGATGTCCTGGGCCTGGGCGCCGAGCCGCCCCATGTCGTCCTTGAGCGTTTGCGCCTGGCCGCGAATCCGGCCGATGCTCTCCACCAGCCGGCCGACCACGCCGGCGCCGGCGTTGGCCTTGTCCCGGGCGGCTTCGGTGGTCGTCGCGGCGTTGGTGGCGTTTCTGGCCACTTCCAGCACCGTGGCGTTCATCTCCTCCATGGCCGTGGCCGTCTCGGCCATGCGCCCGGACTGGTGTTCCGAGCCCCGGCTCGATTCCCCGATCTGGGCGGACAGGCGCGACGAGGCGTCCGAGAGGGCGTGGACCACGTCGCCGAGCCGCTCGGCCGCCTGGAGTAGGCCGGCGGCCGTGGCCGCCTCGGCCTTGGCCGTGGCCGTTTCGGCCTGGCAGCGCGAGGCCTCGGCCGCCCGGGCTTTTTCCTCGCTTTCCCGGGTCTTGGCTTCGATGGCCGCCATGTTGGCCCGCAACGTCACCACCATGGTGTTGAGCGCCCCCTGCATGCGGGCGGCCTCGTCCTTGCCCGCGGCGTCCAGGCGCACGTCCAGGTCGCCGGCGGCGCAACGCGTCGCCGCCTCGGTGGCCTGGCGGATGGGCCGGGTGATGGTGGCGATGATGCACAGGCAGGCGCCGATGAGCACCACCAGGCCGGCGCCGATGCCGGTGAGGCCGGCCGTGAGCAGGCTGCGGACGCGCGCTAGGCCTCCGGCGCGGATGGCGGCCTTTTCGCGTTCGATGTTGTCGATGTAGACCCCCGTGCCGAGCCACATGCTGGTGCCCGGGATCATGGCGGCGTAGGCGAGTTTGGGCTGGTCGCCCTGGCCGGGCTTGGGGAAGACGTATTCCACGAACCCGCCGCCGGCTTGCGCCTTTCGCAGCAGCTCGCGCACGTAAGGGACCCCGTTTTTGTCCGTTACCCCGTGGAGGTCTTTGCCTTGCCGCTCCTTGGCGATGGGCAGGGCGACGTTGACCGTGTTCTCGTAGACGAAATAGTAACCGGACTGGTCGTCCTCGAAACGGAAGGTGTCGACCATTTTGCGGATAAGGGCGAGGCGCGCCGACTGGTCGGGAATGTCCTTGATCGCTTCGCCGATGGCGCTGGCCAGGGCGTTGGAGGCCACGGCCAGCTTGTCCTTCTGGTCCCGCAGGAGGATGTCCTGGGCGGCCTGGGTGTTATAGTCCAACACCTTGGCCAGACCGAAGGAGAACGTGATCACGACGCCGGCGATGAACACGGTGAACAACGCGAGCAGCAACACGAAACGCCAGGCGATGGAAATTTGCCGGAGCCAGGGGGCTACTCCGCCGGAATACGCACTTCGGTCAGGCATAAAGCCTCCTGGATCGGGGTACGGTTCCAGTGACGTCAAGCGGAATGTGTTTTACTGAAAACGTTACGCGTTCGCGTAGGAGAATGCAATGGGCGGTGCGCCGTCAGGACGGAGGTTTTTTCCTGACCGATGGTTTCGCGTCCCGTGGGGTTGCAGTGACCCGCATCCGCCGGCCGGGCGATCCGGCGGCCGGCTTACGTCTCGCCCCAGGCCTTGCGGCTGCGGGCGATCTTCTGGCGCACCTGCCCCCAGGTCCCGGCGGTCAGGAACGAGTCGCGCCATTTTTCCAGGAAAAGGTCGTACAGGGCGCGCGGCACGGTGAACGTCATTTCGTCGGGCCGCATCCACTTGCGGGCCGAGGGGTCGCCGCAGCCGAGCACCGCCCGCAACCGGCCCGTGGCCAGGTAGTACAGCGGCCAGCTCACCAGGAAGCCGCACCCGGCGCCGAACGGCGCGGCCACCGCCTCCAGGTCGTCCGTGACGAAGGCGGCCAGGTTGGCCAGGCCGGTGAGCACCTCGCCCCGGGCGAAAAAGGTGACGAGTTCCGGCGGGGCGTCGGCCGGGCATCGCGACAGGGGCTCCATGACGCAGTACCGGGCCGGGGCCGGCCGGGGCGGGATGTCGGTGAAAAAGCGCCTGGCCGCCGCCGGCGAGGGCAGGTAGCGCTCGCCGGCCACGGGCGTGCCCGGGATGCCCGTGGACACGTAGCAGGTGATGAAATCGAGCTGGGGCGCGTGAAAACCCAGGTAGAACGAGCCGCCGGGGCAGCCGTAGCGGGCGGCCTCGAAGACGGCGGCCGTGTTTTTCTTGCGGGCCAGCCACAGCTTGCCCATGACGCAGGAAAATTTTTCCCAGACCTCGGTCCAGGGGATCGTTCCGGCCCGCTCTCCCTCGATGGACAGGGCCGGGCCGGGTTCGGGGGCGAGCCCCCCGGCCGGGGCCTGGTCGGCGTAGCGGATGCCGTAGGGCTCCTCGGACAGGCCCAGGGCTTCGTGCAAAGCCCGGGCTTCAGCGGTCGCAATCGACGATGCGGACATTGCGGATCTCCTCCCGGCCGGGCCGGGCGCGCGGGGAGCGCGCGGTGCAGGTGCGGCGGAAAGCCAAAAAGCTTTTTTTGAGGAATTTCGGTGTGAACAGATGCCGCGGCGCGGTCTGCCAGCCGTCGGGCAGCAGGTGGTGCCAGCGGTAGCCCAGGGCGTGGTAATGCGCGTCGGCCTCGCGGCGAAGCCCCGCGTCTCCGGCGGCGCACATGGCCGCGTCGCGCTGGCAGCGCGAGGCGGCCATGGCGTCGAAGATCCGCCGGTCGAAGCCGCGCCGGGCAAGCAACCGCCGCACGCGCCGGTACTCGGCCTGACGCGACAGGGCGTCGGCAAAGGCCAGAATCGCGCCCCCCAGGGACCCGGCGGCCAGCAGATACACGGCCAGACGGGGCAGGACATGGGCCTTGACGAGGAAAAACAGGGCCGCCACGCACAACACGGCGGTCACGAGCAACGGCAGGGGAGCCGCGGAAAAAAGACGGACGGCGGGAAGCGGCGCCATGGCGGTCAAGGGTTGCCCGGGCGGCGGCCCCTTGTCAATGCGGTGCCGGGCGGACGGTTTCCGGGCTTGACAGAAGCCGTTTTTCGGACAGGATACGCCACGACCCAGGGAGGTGGGCCATGAACCGATGGGGCATGGGCACGATGCTGTATCGCGGGACGATCCTCTATGCCCTGTTGGCGATGTTTTACGACACGATCCTCATCGCCCATTTCTGCGACAGGCTCGTGCCCGAGCGGCTGGCCCTGGCCGTGGGCGGGACGCTCGTCCTGCTGGGCCTGGTCGTCTACGCCCTGGGGGTGTTCGCGGTCTACGAGGCCGTGGACGCCAGACAGTTGGCCACGCGCGGCATTTACGCCGTGCTGCGCCACCCGCTCTACGCCGCCTGGGTCTGGTGCATCGTGCCGGGGCTGGCCCTGCTCCAGGGCACGCTTTTAACCCTGGGCGCGCCGGTGGTGGCCGCGATCTTCTACCGGCTGTGCATCCCCCACGAGGAGGCCCATCTGCGCCGGACCTTCGGCGAGGCCTACGACCGCTACCGGGACCGCGTGGGCGGCATCGTGCCGCGTTTCGGCCGGACATGAGGCGGCGTCGGTCCACGAATCGTGGAGCAATTCCGGGAAAGAGGCCCCTTGCATGGAACAGCGCCGCGTCCGGCCGCGCCTGACCGATTCCCTGGGCTTTGAGCGGACCCTGGCCGACGGCCACGAGGCGGTTGCCCTGCCCGGCGGCCGGGACTGGCTGCTGCTGGGCCTCGGCCCGGACCCCCGGGGGCTGGCGGCGCGCCTGCCGGCCGAGGCGGCCGTTCGTTTCGTGGAGAGCCCGGATTTTTTCGACCGCGCCGGCCCGGACTGGCGGGCGGCCATTCCGTCCGCCTGGCGGCGGGTGACGGCCTTCGATCCCCTGGCCCCGGTCAACATCCTGGCCTATCGCCAGGCCCTGGAGCTTTTTCCGGACTTCTGGGCGCCGGTGCGGGCCGGCCTGCTGCTGCCGCGCCCGGCCGGGGCGCCCGCCGCCACGGTCCTTGTGCCCGACATCCCGGGCAGCCTGCTCTATCCGGCCCTGGCCCGGGCCTTCGCCCTGGAGGGGCTGGCCGTGCGGGCCGTCACCCGGGAGGGCTTGCTGGCCTGCCTGGAAACCGAGCGGCCCCGGCTCTTTTTTTCCGTCAATTTCCAGGGCCTCGACCGCTTCGGCGAGGTCCAGGCCGTGCTGGCCCGGGCCGGGGTGCCCGTGGCCGTGTGGTGCGTGGACAATCCCTTCCACGTGCTTTCGGGAGTGCGCACGCCGGCCTGGCGCGACCTTCGCCTGTTCGTGACCGACGA
Proteins encoded in this region:
- a CDS encoding methyl-accepting chemotaxis protein; amino-acid sequence: MPDRSAYSGGVAPWLRQISIAWRFVLLLALFTVFIAGVVITFSFGLAKVLDYNTQAAQDILLRDQKDKLAVASNALASAIGEAIKDIPDQSARLALIRKMVDTFRFEDDQSGYYFVYENTVNVALPIAKERQGKDLHGVTDKNGVPYVRELLRKAQAGGGFVEYVFPKPGQGDQPKLAYAAMIPGTSMWLGTGVYIDNIEREKAAIRAGGLARVRSLLTAGLTGIGAGLVVLIGACLCIIATITRPIRQATEAATRCAAGDLDVRLDAAGKDEAARMQGALNTMVVTLRANMAAIEAKTRESEEKARAAEASRCQAETATAKAEAATAAGLLQAAERLGDVVHALSDASSRLSAQIGESSRGSEHQSGRMAETATAMEEMNATVLEVARNATNAATTTEAARDKANAGAGVVGRLVESIGRIRGQAQTLKDDMGRLGAQAQDIGRIMNVISDIADQTNLLALNAAIEAARAGEAGRGFAVVADEVRKLAEKTMTATKEVGEAITGIQQGTKRNVTGVDQAAGAVEEASGLAGEAGQALSEIVGLVDSASDQVRSIASAAQQQSATSEEINRSIEDVNATAATTARAMGEASLAVDDLARQAQDLADLTRELQAEGRSAGRKSLAR
- a CDS encoding DUF169 domain-containing protein, with the translated sequence MSASSIATAEARALHEALGLSEEPYGIRYADQAPAGGLAPEPGPALSIEGERAGTIPWTEVWEKFSCVMGKLWLARKKNTAAVFEAARYGCPGGSFYLGFHAPQLDFITCYVSTGIPGTPVAGERYLPSPAAARRFFTDIPPRPAPARYCVMEPLSRCPADAPPELVTFFARGEVLTGLANLAAFVTDDLEAVAAPFGAGCGFLVSWPLYYLATGRLRAVLGCGDPSARKWMRPDEMTFTVPRALYDLFLEKWRDSFLTAGTWGQVRQKIARSRKAWGET
- a CDS encoding isoprenylcysteine carboxylmethyltransferase family protein; its protein translation is MNRWGMGTMLYRGTILYALLAMFYDTILIAHFCDRLVPERLALAVGGTLVLLGLVVYALGVFAVYEAVDARQLATRGIYAVLRHPLYAAWVWCIVPGLALLQGTLLTLGAPVVAAIFYRLCIPHEEAHLRRTFGEAYDRYRDRVGGIVPRFGRT